The Paeniglutamicibacter sulfureus genome includes a region encoding these proteins:
- a CDS encoding YncE family protein, which translates to MELPGAGEDIDFDDVVYAAAMGSALVPAREDGLYLLDPETGQAADVPFSGSVDSVDAGQGGIFVLDCSGRQIQVLDPEGQVMSSVSTAAGADYVRYAAATKELWVSEPSREGIEIFTVDEDLETAPRQVGFVPVPGGTKGLTLTSDGATAYTHAGNEVAKIDVKARTVAARWASGCEATHGFPRVDEGDGILLASCAENGKVTLLDVNDGHIIDEYEVGGGESLPAYSPGPDHFYVRSDPGTTIATLAVSPQGLELIREVQVPKVGHCLGADEEGHYWTCDAGAGQLLLFEDR; encoded by the coding sequence GTGGAGTTGCCGGGGGCGGGCGAAGACATCGACTTCGATGACGTGGTGTACGCCGCGGCCATGGGTTCGGCGCTGGTTCCGGCCCGCGAAGACGGCCTCTACCTCCTCGATCCGGAAACCGGGCAGGCCGCCGATGTGCCGTTCTCCGGCTCCGTGGACTCCGTGGACGCCGGGCAAGGAGGGATCTTCGTGCTGGACTGCAGCGGGCGGCAGATCCAGGTCCTCGATCCCGAAGGCCAAGTAATGTCCTCGGTCTCCACCGCTGCCGGAGCGGACTACGTGCGCTACGCTGCGGCGACCAAGGAGCTGTGGGTCAGTGAACCCTCTCGGGAAGGCATCGAGATCTTCACTGTGGACGAGGACCTCGAAACGGCCCCCCGCCAGGTCGGTTTCGTTCCCGTACCCGGCGGAACCAAGGGTCTCACCCTGACCTCCGACGGGGCCACGGCCTACACCCACGCCGGGAACGAGGTCGCCAAGATCGACGTCAAAGCGCGGACTGTCGCCGCGCGCTGGGCCAGTGGTTGCGAGGCGACCCATGGATTCCCGCGGGTCGATGAGGGCGACGGTATCCTGCTGGCTAGTTGCGCGGAAAACGGCAAGGTCACGCTGCTGGATGTGAACGACGGCCACATAATCGATGAGTACGAAGTCGGCGGCGGGGAATCCCTGCCGGCGTATTCTCCCGGCCCAGACCACTTCTACGTCCGCAGCGACCCCGGCACCACGATCGCCACCCTGGCGGTCTCACCCCAGGGCCTGGAACTCATCCGAGAGGTTCAGGTGCCCAAGGTCGGACACTGCCTGGGTGCTGACGAAGAGGGCCACTACTGGACCTGCGACGCCGGCGCTGGGCAGTTGCTGCTCTTCGAAGACCGCTGA
- a CDS encoding thiolase family protein, whose translation MSSASDPVIIAARRTPIGTRGRALAHLRVEELAAPVIQAALEDAEAAHGSPITVADVILGNCMGPGGNPGRISALAAGLGHGVPGATVDRQCGSGLAAVLDAAAAIRAGDRRIRVAGGVESASTAPVRSVDGIAYGRAPFTPAGFEDPEMTRAAEDLAEHDGIPRARQDAHAARSHSRARAAVSAGRFDAELVPLSGLHYDDAIGGAERLLPRLPALFPGGTLTAGTATRIGDGAAALVLGPAGCAPGLAIRASAVFGCDPALPGIGAAGAIQDALHSAGWKLADVHALEIVEAFAAQSLAVLDRIGIAEDDPRLCADGGALALGHPWGASGAIAVVRLFSRLVRAGAPAGTRGVAAASIGGGMGIAAVLEVVR comes from the coding sequence TTGTCATCCGCTAGCGATCCAGTCATCATCGCCGCCCGGCGCACCCCGATCGGCACCCGCGGCCGTGCCCTGGCGCACTTGCGCGTCGAGGAGCTCGCGGCGCCCGTCATCCAGGCGGCCCTGGAAGACGCCGAAGCGGCGCACGGCTCGCCGATCACCGTGGCCGATGTGATCCTCGGGAACTGCATGGGCCCGGGCGGGAACCCCGGCCGCATCTCCGCACTGGCGGCAGGACTCGGCCACGGGGTCCCCGGCGCAACCGTGGACCGGCAGTGCGGCAGCGGCCTCGCGGCCGTCCTCGATGCCGCTGCCGCGATCCGCGCAGGTGACCGCCGGATACGCGTCGCCGGCGGCGTGGAGAGCGCTTCCACCGCACCCGTGCGCTCGGTGGACGGCATCGCCTACGGCCGTGCGCCATTTACGCCCGCGGGCTTCGAAGACCCGGAGATGACCCGGGCCGCCGAGGACCTCGCCGAACACGACGGCATCCCCCGCGCCCGCCAGGACGCCCATGCCGCGCGCAGCCACTCCCGAGCCCGCGCGGCGGTTTCCGCCGGCCGCTTCGATGCCGAGCTGGTGCCGCTGTCCGGGCTCCACTACGACGACGCGATCGGCGGGGCGGAGCGGCTGCTCCCCCGGTTGCCCGCACTGTTCCCCGGCGGCACGCTCACCGCGGGCACCGCCACGCGCATCGGGGACGGCGCCGCCGCCCTGGTGCTGGGACCCGCGGGTTGCGCACCCGGGCTCGCGATCCGCGCCTCCGCCGTTTTCGGCTGCGATCCGGCGCTTCCCGGCATCGGGGCCGCCGGCGCCATCCAGGACGCCCTGCACTCGGCGGGATGGAAACTGGCCGATGTCCATGCGCTGGAAATCGTCGAGGCCTTCGCTGCACAGTCCCTGGCCGTGCTGGACCGGATCGGGATCGCGGAGGACGACCCGCGCCTCTGTGCCGATGGCGGCGCGCTGGCGCTCGGCCATCCCTGGGGTGCCAGCGGCGCGATCGCCGTGGTGCGCCTCTTCAGCCGCCTGGTGCGCGCCGGGGCGCCGGCGGGAACCCGCGGGGTCGCCGCGGCATCGATTGGCGGCGGCATGGGCATCGCCGCAGTGCTGGAGGTGGTTCGATGA
- a CDS encoding GNAT family N-acetyltransferase, giving the protein MSSPRVVRLRSRSEDDFDVLFRIADDLATWEERSAASPAPLTGEAFRSRLAQSDADDSGKDVSFVIDVDGAAVGSVSLFDFDELARHAEVGIALVPEARGNGIGTAAISQIVEFAFVRCNLRRVHLQVIESNLGAIRAYEKAGFVVEGRLRQHAWVRGKYEDIVVMGILRSAWDFTARDKGGLPRD; this is encoded by the coding sequence ATGTCCAGCCCGCGAGTCGTCAGGCTTCGTTCCCGTTCCGAAGACGACTTTGACGTTTTGTTCCGAATTGCCGACGATTTAGCCACCTGGGAGGAGCGGAGCGCGGCATCGCCTGCGCCGCTGACTGGGGAAGCCTTCAGAAGCCGGCTTGCGCAGAGCGATGCCGATGATTCAGGCAAGGACGTGAGTTTCGTGATCGATGTGGACGGTGCAGCCGTCGGCAGTGTTTCGCTCTTCGATTTCGACGAGCTCGCCCGCCACGCGGAAGTCGGGATCGCATTGGTTCCCGAAGCACGTGGAAACGGCATTGGAACCGCAGCTATCTCACAGATCGTTGAGTTTGCCTTCGTGCGCTGCAACTTGCGCCGTGTCCACCTGCAGGTGATCGAGTCGAACCTCGGCGCGATCCGTGCGTATGAGAAGGCGGGATTCGTGGTCGAGGGTCGTCTGCGCCAGCACGCCTGGGTTCGCGGAAAGTATGAGGACATCGTCGTCATGGGAATACTCCGCTCGGCCTGGGATTTCACAGCCCGGGATAAAGGTGGCCTTCCCCGGGACTGA
- a CDS encoding GNAT family N-acetyltransferase, translated as MSIDFVPMTPADTEDLIGFLTSNRFPFHVQAAPQATDIRTKIENGHFWNEDTQGYWVMRDEHRIGMAVLEDLQEVDSPLFDLRLEEAQRGKGVGVEVLRALCDLVFESRPNMLRFEGQTREDNIAMRKTFLRAGFLKEAHYRLGWPTKDGGHIASIAYSILRQDWKNGTVTHFEWEDLKI; from the coding sequence ATGTCCATCGACTTTGTTCCAATGACACCAGCCGACACCGAAGATCTCATCGGCTTCTTGACCTCAAACCGTTTCCCGTTCCATGTTCAAGCCGCACCTCAGGCCACGGACATACGAACGAAGATTGAGAATGGCCATTTCTGGAACGAAGACACCCAAGGTTATTGGGTCATGAGGGACGAACATCGTATCGGTATGGCTGTTCTGGAGGATTTGCAAGAAGTCGATTCTCCGCTCTTCGACCTGCGCCTGGAGGAAGCCCAACGCGGCAAAGGCGTGGGAGTCGAAGTGCTGCGTGCCCTCTGCGACTTGGTTTTCGAGTCGAGGCCGAACATGCTCCGCTTCGAGGGACAAACGCGAGAAGACAACATCGCCATGCGCAAGACCTTCCTCCGCGCAGGCTTCCTCAAGGAAGCGCACTACCGATTGGGATGGCCAACCAAAGACGGCGGACACATCGCCTCCATTGCCTACTCGATCCTGCGCCAAGACTGGAAAAATGGCACCGTGACCCATTTCGAATGGGAAGACCTCAAGATCTAG
- a CDS encoding glycosyltransferase family 4 protein has product MKVAIVAESFFPEMNGVTHSLLKVLQHLDARGDQVLVIAPSTLENAPPTMEGATVRRLPAVPLAGYRNIRVAMGGVLRVKTLLAEFNPDVVHLASPFVLGWRAVRAAAALGIPTVAVYQTDVPGYAARYGMPFLENWAWQRVKRIHVAATKTLVPSSDSLQKLQGHGIPRLELWRRGVDTDRFHPDKRSTSFRDTVAPQGQKIIGYVGRLALEKQVEDLAVLAGIPDTRLVIVGDGPQRETLEALLPDAYFTGFLGGEELAAAMASFDLFVHPGELETFCQTIQEAMASGVPVVATGRGGPVDLVDSSRTGWLYAPGNLAQLRDYAMDLIGDDAKRAAFAAAAFQQVQGRSWQVVCEQLMNLYTQAIEEHPRIPAGARGSR; this is encoded by the coding sequence GTGAAGGTTGCCATAGTTGCTGAATCGTTCTTTCCCGAGATGAACGGGGTCACCCATTCGCTGCTGAAAGTCTTGCAGCATCTGGATGCGCGCGGGGACCAGGTCTTGGTCATCGCCCCGTCGACGTTGGAGAATGCGCCTCCTACGATGGAAGGCGCAACCGTCAGGCGGCTGCCCGCCGTTCCCCTCGCCGGTTACCGGAACATCCGGGTTGCCATGGGTGGGGTGCTGCGGGTGAAGACCCTGCTGGCCGAGTTCAATCCCGACGTTGTCCACTTGGCATCCCCCTTTGTCCTGGGCTGGCGTGCCGTCCGGGCCGCGGCAGCTCTGGGTATTCCCACGGTTGCCGTCTACCAAACGGACGTTCCCGGATATGCAGCCCGCTATGGCATGCCATTCCTGGAAAATTGGGCATGGCAAAGGGTGAAACGGATTCACGTAGCTGCCACTAAAACACTCGTTCCCTCGAGCGACTCTCTGCAAAAACTGCAGGGCCACGGCATCCCGAGGTTGGAATTGTGGCGCCGTGGTGTGGATACTGATCGCTTCCACCCTGACAAGCGCAGCACAAGTTTCCGTGACACAGTAGCGCCACAGGGGCAAAAAATTATTGGCTACGTGGGGCGTCTGGCTCTCGAAAAGCAGGTTGAGGATCTGGCTGTCCTGGCTGGGATCCCCGACACCCGGCTAGTCATCGTCGGCGACGGACCGCAGCGGGAAACGCTCGAAGCCCTTCTTCCGGACGCATATTTTACGGGCTTCCTGGGCGGTGAGGAGCTGGCGGCCGCCATGGCCTCCTTCGATCTGTTCGTGCATCCGGGCGAACTCGAAACGTTTTGCCAGACCATCCAAGAGGCCATGGCATCAGGGGTCCCCGTCGTTGCCACCGGGCGCGGCGGCCCAGTGGATCTCGTGGATTCCTCCCGGACGGGCTGGCTTTACGCCCCAGGAAATCTGGCCCAGTTGCGTGATTACGCAATGGATCTCATCGGCGATGACGCCAAACGTGCAGCCTTCGCCGCCGCAGCTTTCCAGCAAGTCCAAGGCCGCAGTTGGCAGGTCGTGTGTGAGCAGCTGATGAATCTCTACACTCAGGCCATTGAAGAGCACCCGCGGATTCCGGCAGGCGCGAGAGGAAGCCGATGA
- a CDS encoding SGNH/GDSL hydrolase family protein, giving the protein MIDRGPGRYVAVGDSFTEGVGDGSKRRPNGVRGWADRLAEALASDSPGWEYANLAIRSKRLRHIIAEQLEPAIAMEPTLITLYAGGNDVMDLGTKIVDILAEYEFLVSQLAQTGATLVLFTGYDVEVSPILGPLRRKNHAYNDGVRLIAAKYGAVLVDYASFNAYANSRMWGPDRLHMSKAGHKYMAARVLDVLGVPHGITHRDKRKAPRGVRQRAREHRTWVTEWVLPMFGRKLRGTTLGDSLSPRWPQPVRVPPKKGLKKLIR; this is encoded by the coding sequence ATGATTGATCGTGGACCGGGCCGCTATGTTGCCGTGGGAGATTCCTTCACTGAGGGCGTCGGGGATGGCAGCAAGCGGCGTCCCAATGGCGTCCGGGGATGGGCTGACCGGCTGGCCGAGGCTCTCGCCAGCGACAGTCCAGGCTGGGAATATGCGAATCTCGCCATCCGCAGCAAGAGGCTTCGGCACATCATCGCGGAGCAGCTGGAACCCGCCATCGCGATGGAGCCAACGCTCATCACGCTGTATGCCGGCGGCAATGACGTCATGGATCTTGGGACGAAGATCGTTGACATCTTGGCCGAGTATGAATTCCTGGTCAGTCAGCTGGCGCAGACGGGCGCAACGCTCGTGCTCTTTACCGGTTACGACGTGGAGGTCTCGCCCATTCTGGGGCCCTTGCGCCGCAAGAATCACGCCTACAACGACGGCGTCCGGCTCATCGCCGCAAAGTACGGCGCCGTATTGGTGGATTACGCCTCCTTCAACGCCTATGCGAACTCCCGCATGTGGGGGCCCGACCGGCTACACATGTCCAAGGCCGGGCACAAATACATGGCAGCGAGGGTCCTGGATGTCCTTGGGGTGCCGCACGGCATCACGCACCGGGACAAGCGGAAGGCACCGCGCGGCGTGCGCCAGCGGGCACGGGAACACCGGACGTGGGTCACCGAGTGGGTACTACCCATGTTCGGGCGAAAGCTACGGGGCACTACGCTGGGCGATTCCCTGAGCCCCCGTTGGCCCCAGCCTGTGCGGGTGCCACCAAAGAAGGGACTGAAGAAATTGATCCGATAG
- a CDS encoding DDE-type integrase/transposase/recombinase, whose translation MPLALIPEQRPETFVAADPPPATPAPSSAPVKGPVKRSERAEQIALFRYQLIREAADDQLGAKARGVMVRALATQYHPWPFGGTKRFSRESIDRWIKAWKKDGFDGLKPTQRAQGPITEPRVLLLAETLKREKPHGTAAQIKRIIATTLGDAPSETTLLRHFRSLDISTGVPGAATGRFETEESNEIWVGDALHGPRIEGRKTYLFAFLDDHSRMVVASRWAFAEDTVRLAAVLRPALQTHGIPRQVYVDNGSAFADKALQRVTAKLGIRLVHSAPYRPQGRGKIERFFNTVTQQFLGEITVTNQPSLPGTGQGSEISTLQELNALFTSWVQVLYHRTIHSTTGQTPLERWDASWVKRTPVRKSPDQVSEAFLWSEKRKVTKTATISLLGNTYQVDPVLAGTRVELIYDPFDLAAPIAVHSHLGVPAGTATLLQIRRHVHPKAKNAAADRDAGAQNVSTGIDYLRLLEDQHKHTMSGAPISFEKLATPSRNTDTAKAHHRQENTP comes from the coding sequence ATGCCACTTGCCCTGATCCCGGAACAGCGTCCGGAAACCTTTGTTGCAGCCGACCCTCCACCGGCAACACCGGCACCGTCCTCGGCTCCGGTGAAAGGACCGGTGAAACGCAGCGAACGCGCCGAGCAGATCGCCCTGTTCCGCTACCAGCTCATCCGGGAAGCAGCCGATGACCAGCTCGGTGCCAAGGCCCGAGGTGTCATGGTGCGCGCACTGGCCACCCAATACCATCCCTGGCCTTTCGGGGGCACCAAGCGGTTCTCCCGGGAAAGTATCGATCGCTGGATCAAGGCCTGGAAGAAGGACGGCTTTGACGGGTTGAAGCCAACCCAACGCGCCCAAGGCCCGATCACCGAGCCCCGGGTGCTGCTGCTGGCCGAGACCTTGAAGCGGGAGAAGCCTCACGGCACTGCCGCCCAAATCAAAAGGATCATCGCCACCACGCTGGGCGATGCACCCTCGGAAACGACGCTGCTGCGCCACTTCCGGTCCCTGGACATTTCCACCGGCGTTCCCGGGGCCGCCACCGGCCGCTTCGAAACCGAGGAATCCAACGAAATCTGGGTGGGAGATGCCCTGCATGGGCCGCGGATCGAGGGACGCAAAACCTATTTGTTCGCGTTCCTCGATGACCATTCCCGGATGGTGGTCGCCTCCCGGTGGGCCTTCGCCGAGGACACCGTCCGCCTGGCCGCGGTGCTGCGTCCGGCCCTGCAAACCCACGGAATACCACGTCAGGTCTATGTCGACAACGGCAGTGCCTTTGCTGACAAGGCACTTCAGCGGGTCACGGCGAAGCTGGGGATCAGGTTGGTTCATTCGGCCCCCTACCGCCCGCAGGGAAGGGGCAAAATTGAGCGGTTCTTCAATACCGTGACCCAGCAATTCCTGGGTGAAATCACCGTCACCAACCAGCCCTCGCTTCCGGGCACCGGGCAGGGATCGGAGATCTCCACCCTGCAAGAACTGAACGCGCTCTTCACCTCCTGGGTGCAGGTTCTCTATCACCGCACCATCCACTCCACCACCGGGCAAACACCGCTTGAGCGCTGGGATGCCAGCTGGGTCAAACGCACCCCGGTACGCAAATCCCCGGACCAGGTCAGTGAGGCATTCCTCTGGTCCGAGAAACGTAAGGTCACCAAGACTGCCACGATCTCCCTGCTGGGCAACACCTACCAGGTGGACCCGGTGCTGGCAGGAACCCGGGTCGAACTCATCTATGATCCCTTCGACCTGGCCGCCCCCATCGCCGTGCACTCCCACCTGGGAGTCCCGGCCGGAACCGCGACCCTGCTTCAGATTCGTCGGCACGTGCACCCGAAGGCCAAGAATGCGGCCGCCGACCGGGACGCCGGGGCCCAAAACGTTTCCACCGGCATCGATTACCTGCGCCTGCTCGAGGACCAACACAAACACACCATGAGCGGGGCTCCGATCAGCTTCGAGAAACTCGCCACCCCGTCCAGAAACACCGACACCGCCAAAGCGCACCACCGCCAGGAGAACACGCCGTGA
- a CDS encoding class I SAM-dependent methyltransferase: MTDSQVQQAYAARASEYTTILGAIDDMHEPDRNRIEHWAQQISGRIIDAGCGPGHWTDFLHKRGADISGIDLVPEFIESARLRFPDVPFQVSSLRALDEADGSLNGVLVWYSLIHLPPADLPPVLCELARVLSPQGHLLVGFFDGEAAEPFDHTVAPAYYWSVAQMCSLLHDAGFDVIDTETRQDPGGRPHAAISAIAR; encoded by the coding sequence ATGACTGACTCCCAAGTTCAGCAGGCCTACGCCGCTCGGGCATCCGAGTACACGACTATTCTTGGGGCTATCGATGACATGCATGAGCCGGATCGGAACCGCATAGAGCATTGGGCTCAGCAGATTAGCGGCCGTATCATCGACGCGGGATGCGGACCAGGACATTGGACTGACTTTCTGCATAAACGGGGTGCAGACATCTCAGGCATTGACCTCGTACCCGAATTCATTGAAAGCGCCCGTCTTCGCTTCCCCGATGTGCCATTCCAAGTCTCCTCGCTGCGCGCCCTCGACGAAGCCGATGGAAGCCTGAATGGAGTGCTCGTCTGGTATTCACTGATTCACCTGCCCCCAGCGGACTTGCCGCCCGTTCTCTGTGAGTTAGCCCGCGTTCTTTCGCCTCAAGGGCACCTGCTCGTAGGCTTTTTCGATGGTGAGGCTGCAGAACCGTTCGACCATACTGTTGCGCCGGCGTACTACTGGTCGGTGGCTCAGATGTGTAGCCTGCTGCATGACGCCGGGTTCGACGTGATTGATACAGAAACACGCCAGGATCCAGGCGGCCGGCCCCACGCAGCAATCTCGGCCATTGCCCGATAA
- a CDS encoding biotin transporter BioY — protein MTNPSPLSIRGGARQLDATGLARVAVFAALVAVLGLPGGFSIAGGVPITVQTLGVMLAGAILGPQLGALSMAVLLALVAIGMPLLAGGRGGIGVFFGPSAGYLIGWIVGSFVIGLIVHAGGRKPVLWRTILGMLAGGILVIYAVGIPVQSMVTRLPLGETAMLSLAFIPGDLVKAVAATAIVMTLVRAYPRAFHRVWASQAAPVPEKVQ, from the coding sequence ATGACCAATCCTTCTCCCCTCTCGATACGAGGCGGCGCCCGGCAGCTTGACGCCACCGGCCTTGCGCGGGTCGCCGTCTTCGCGGCGCTTGTCGCCGTACTGGGCCTGCCGGGTGGCTTCTCCATCGCCGGCGGAGTCCCGATCACCGTCCAAACCCTCGGGGTGATGCTCGCCGGCGCCATTCTCGGGCCGCAGCTTGGCGCCCTCTCGATGGCAGTGCTGCTGGCACTGGTCGCGATCGGCATGCCCTTGCTTGCCGGCGGCCGTGGCGGCATCGGCGTGTTCTTCGGCCCATCGGCTGGCTACCTCATCGGCTGGATCGTCGGCTCGTTCGTCATCGGCCTGATCGTGCATGCGGGCGGGCGCAAGCCGGTGCTGTGGCGAACGATCCTCGGCATGCTCGCAGGCGGGATCCTGGTGATCTATGCCGTGGGGATCCCCGTGCAGAGCATGGTGACGCGCCTGCCCCTGGGCGAGACCGCCATGCTGAGCCTCGCATTCATCCCGGGTGACCTCGTGAAAGCCGTGGCCGCGACGGCCATCGTCATGACCCTGGTCCGGGCCTACCCGCGCGCCTTCCACCGCGTATGGGCCTCCCAGGCGGCACCGGTTCCGGAAAAAGTCCAGTGA
- a CDS encoding class I adenylate-forming enzyme family protein, translating into MSGAEPGLLERLHGIREAGDVPLVGDARWPKAQWDATVAAAAAAELPDGTAWATLTSGSSGAPRIVLRSAESWSDSFAAVSGFLDAGSGDTVALPAPPASSLTLFSLAHSLSGGPRPVLRPTPEADVLHGTPQALRAVLDAGSHPRLRAALIGGSHLDPALRRRAEAAGIRVSAYYGAAELSFVACDEGEGLRPFPGVELEIRDGELWVRSPYVASGYAGAPGPLRRDGAWATVGDRAALDDGRLRLLGRADEAILSASATIVPEEVEAVLRSIPGVRDAIVFGLPREPVGALVSALLELEGDAPVDVRPHAAAQLAPAHRPRRWFAGQIPRTASGKPARAEAVRQVLAGEVQSLVIR; encoded by the coding sequence GTGAGCGGTGCCGAGCCGGGGCTACTCGAGCGCCTCCACGGGATCCGCGAGGCAGGGGATGTCCCGCTCGTCGGCGATGCCAGATGGCCGAAGGCACAGTGGGACGCCACCGTCGCGGCAGCTGCCGCGGCGGAGCTCCCCGACGGGACGGCCTGGGCCACGCTCACCTCCGGCAGCAGCGGCGCCCCGCGGATCGTGCTGCGCAGTGCCGAGTCGTGGTCGGACTCCTTCGCCGCCGTCAGCGGGTTCCTGGACGCAGGCAGTGGCGACACCGTGGCGCTGCCCGCCCCGCCCGCTTCCTCGCTCACCCTTTTCTCGCTCGCGCACTCGCTTTCCGGCGGACCTCGCCCGGTGCTGCGTCCGACACCCGAGGCCGACGTCCTGCACGGCACCCCGCAGGCGCTCCGGGCGGTCCTCGACGCGGGCTCGCACCCGCGGCTGCGCGCGGCATTGATCGGCGGTTCCCATCTGGACCCGGCGCTCCGCCGGCGGGCGGAAGCGGCAGGCATCCGCGTGAGCGCATACTACGGTGCGGCCGAGCTGTCCTTCGTGGCCTGCGACGAGGGCGAGGGCCTGCGCCCGTTCCCCGGCGTCGAGCTGGAGATCCGCGACGGGGAACTGTGGGTGCGCTCCCCCTACGTCGCCTCCGGATATGCCGGTGCCCCCGGCCCGCTGCGCCGCGACGGCGCGTGGGCGACAGTCGGCGACCGTGCAGCATTGGACGATGGCCGCCTGCGCCTGCTGGGCCGCGCCGACGAAGCAATCCTCAGTGCCTCCGCGACGATCGTGCCCGAAGAGGTCGAGGCCGTGCTGCGCTCGATTCCCGGCGTCCGCGACGCGATCGTGTTCGGCCTGCCGCGCGAGCCCGTCGGAGCCTTGGTTTCCGCGTTGCTGGAGCTCGAGGGCGATGCACCCGTGGATGTCCGTCCGCATGCCGCGGCCCAGCTGGCCCCGGCGCACCGGCCACGCCGCTGGTTCGCCGGCCAGATCCCTCGCACCGCGTCGGGAAAGCCCGCGCGTGCCGAAGCCGTTCGCCAGGTACTGGCCGGGGAGGTGCAGTCCCTTGTCATCCGCTAG
- a CDS encoding iron chaperone translates to MSERSGTVTGDTLVLMGEKAKSVDEYLNALDPAYRAELERLRALVTQLVPDTEETISYGMPTLKYRNRALVYFTASKKHMSFYPSSWAIEELKDQLKDYKTTEHSIQFTLEKTLPSRLVADLVRVHVREIDSDRQ, encoded by the coding sequence GTGTCCGAGCGAAGCGGAACGGTGACCGGCGATACACTCGTGCTTATGGGTGAAAAAGCGAAGAGTGTCGACGAGTATCTCAATGCACTCGACCCCGCATACCGGGCAGAACTCGAACGGCTCCGCGCGCTCGTAACACAGCTCGTGCCGGACACCGAGGAGACCATAAGTTACGGAATGCCGACCCTCAAATACAGGAATCGGGCACTCGTGTACTTCACCGCATCCAAAAAACATATGAGCTTCTACCCCTCTTCATGGGCGATCGAGGAGCTGAAGGACCAGCTTAAGGATTACAAGACCACCGAACACTCCATCCAGTTCACGCTCGAAAAGACCCTGCCTAGCCGCCTCGTCGCAGATCTTGTTCGCGTACACGTGCGCGAAATCGACTCAGACAGGCAATAA
- a CDS encoding ExeA family protein — translation MSITSLQSHYGFSRMPFSADIPPQAQHPHPGHREAIARIHWCIGQRQMGVITGEVGAGKTVAVRAALAGLEASRHQVIYLPDPTITMRGIHATIVSALGGQPSFYSGVLATQTAALLAGELDERSRLPVVVIDEAHLLSNTELESLRMLTNTALDTGSHFALLLIGQPTLRRRLKMAVLAALDQRIGTRFTLTGMNLADTASYIKAHLGFAGRSDTLFSEDAVTAIHQASRGYPRAVNNLAVSALIATYAGNKTIVDQAAAQSAITENSE, via the coding sequence GTGAGCATCACGTCACTGCAAAGCCATTACGGTTTTTCCCGCATGCCCTTCAGCGCGGACATCCCGCCCCAGGCGCAGCATCCGCACCCCGGGCACCGCGAGGCGATCGCCCGGATCCACTGGTGCATCGGCCAACGCCAAATGGGTGTGATCACCGGGGAGGTCGGTGCCGGGAAAACCGTCGCGGTGCGCGCGGCACTGGCCGGGCTCGAGGCCTCCCGCCACCAGGTCATCTATCTTCCGGACCCGACCATCACCATGCGCGGCATCCATGCCACCATCGTTTCGGCCCTGGGCGGCCAGCCTTCCTTCTATTCCGGGGTACTGGCCACCCAAACCGCGGCACTGCTGGCCGGGGAGCTGGACGAGCGTTCCCGCCTGCCGGTCGTGGTCATCGACGAGGCGCACCTTTTGAGCAACACCGAGCTGGAATCCCTGCGCATGCTCACCAACACGGCCCTTGATACCGGGTCCCACTTCGCATTGCTGCTCATTGGGCAACCCACGCTGCGCAGGCGCCTGAAGATGGCCGTCCTGGCCGCGCTGGACCAGCGCATCGGCACCCGTTTCACCCTCACCGGCATGAACCTGGCCGACACAGCCAGCTATATCAAAGCGCATCTCGGTTTTGCGGGCAGATCGGACACGCTGTTCTCCGAGGATGCCGTTACCGCCATCCACCAGGCCTCCCGGGGTTACCCGCGGGCGGTGAACAACCTCGCCGTCTCCGCGTTGATCGCCACCTACGCCGGCAACAAGACCATCGTCGACCAGGCCGCGGCGCAATCCGCGATCACCGAAAACAGCGAATAG